The proteins below come from a single Micropterus dolomieu isolate WLL.071019.BEF.003 ecotype Adirondacks linkage group LG05, ASM2129224v1, whole genome shotgun sequence genomic window:
- the znf644b gene encoding zinc finger protein 644 isoform X3: MSDLNLNAQEDKAVESVSDSPGCTQEPLQSHTFSQKNNAAGLSSDEHENPLNGTQPNPFVYSSVPAVPNAGYSLPSGALVNGPGSHPTSEVHCVLNKGTVLSNNVLDAAWQAEKDTSPEVLPPPSELQSDAWKNTAGPVVKTLATQPGVNTPLSHSEENESKLAYSTLSGDSAEQMHISQPLTKQTMKTRSPREVEWSQSSFHDYDDAEVIRWDPIGGCLLRNDRRLETKVMHKRDKKHNAHVKSMSGSQEKVTNSFNHTYGGFCFCSGNDVDITNKADSLGTQSDVKHSVVVPFKDLSRNTASDSEPHFYSTAQEGCNEENDPEDEDNFRPKVEQLKTEQVEQDPLFFSCTICNVNFKEKRHFHRHMMYHLGKHNQVNSENVSQPFICRECGRLFCDSNSLMRHIIIHQDRLEKLMEEIKGLKNTEFEDRGTTVQCPQCVFGCNCPKVFVQHAKTHDNLKHYYFCEECNYVTLTQQALEAHLHSAHLNTHQPQCRKITHTNDAEEVDHVKFQRKIVFFSSRDKVILERHSELERQRSHYGNSKKVADQSKIAGSKPSLSKFTFGETAESPHCSSKTGDIYVQKSNDKTASSPQFKSCHVDCTKNMLSPSLWRVDRHGKLLPQPAEKLDVATDLTCVEGDAENNDCEAFGSSKQANCPATADFFLSARNPKLDQMFCQGSKNDQASGSLQAQAMRKMSTPLHNSIDSMNGNILPRLSQRLKKQSADRELEKGCKGSSNFSDDTSGATGSFLESSENERNPYARRYFRKRQRFSAKHQSPHVLRDEDDGDEDCSDIEQLVIKEEYIETTVCDESPCTPCDSLDVFPAPGVKQKPCPYCPAMFESGVGLSNHVRGHLYRVGLSYNARHMVSPEQVALQDHQPRIRRRIPCGTRKMKKAVKPETQGEHACPLCWGWFDTKTGLSNHVRGHLKRIGGSVTSTSKSPLCILNELLQDKKEHRNILQVLNKSQFPSRSFVSPNLISSNGLVLMRTGIPVKIQYEMKSPRPILDSFVPKQEAEAFSEKKKFLVEAQRGTKASSSTLVELLKMRRESMELSARNNQEAYATRKLCDLTKDYMEETQMTSVQSNWAHGECDSNKICIQCNSTFPRLPGHLQAYTHRKRIAIFEGPDSVT; encoded by the exons ATGTCTGATCTGAATCTAAATGCACAAGAGGACAAAGCCGTGGAATCTGTGTCTGACAGCCCAGGTTGTACTCAGGAGCCATTACAGAGTCACACATTCTCCCAGAAGAACAATGCTGCAGGTCTGTCCTCAGATGAACACGAAAACCCTTTAAATGGAACCCAGCCGAATCCATTTGTATACAGCAGTGTCCCTGCTGTTCCCAATGCAGGCTATTCATTGCCTTCAGGAGCACTTGTTAATGGACCTGGTTCACACCCCACCTCAGAGGTACACTGTGTCCTGAACAAAGGCACTGTTTTATCCAACAATGTCCTGGATGCCGCGTGGCAAGCGGAGAAGGACACGAGCCCCGAGGTGTTACCACCACCTAGTGAGCTTCAATCAGACGCTTGGAAGAACACAGCGGGGCCCGTCGTAAAAACACTAGCCACACAGCCAGGTGTCAACACGCCACTGTCTCACTCGGAGGAGAATGAGTCTAAACTGGCCTATTCCACACTGTCAGGTGACAGTGCAGAGCAAATGCACATTAGCCAACCTTTGACAAAAcagacaatgaaaacaagatcTCCACGGGAAGTAGAATGGTCACAAAGCTCCTTTCATGATTATGATGATGCTGAAGTAATCAGATGGGATCCAATAGGAGGGTGCTTGTTGCGCAATGACAGAAGGCTGGAGACCAAAGTGATGCACAAAAGAGACAAGAAGCACAATGCACATGTAAAAAGCATGTCAGGCTCTCAAGAAAAGGTTACCAACAGCTTCAATCACACATACGGAGGTTTCTGTTTCTGCAGTGGTAATGATGTTGACATCACCAACAAAGCTGATTCTTTGGGAACACAGTCTGATGTTAAACATTCTGTTGTTGTGCCATTCAAAGATCTTTCTAGGAACACCGCTTCAGACTCTGAACCCCATTTTTATAGCACAGCACAGGAAGGCTGTAATGAGGAAAATGACCCTGAAGATGAAGACAATTTTAGACCAAAAGTGGAACAGTTGAAGACAGAACAAGTTGAACAAGAtccacttttcttttcatgcacAATATGCAATGTTAATTTCAaggaaaaaagacatttccataGACATATGATGTATCATTTAGGCAAGCATAATCAGGTGAACAGTGAGAATGTTTCACAGCCCTTTATATGCAGGGAGTGTGGGCGTTTGTTCTGTGATAGCAACTCCCTCATGAGGCACATCATTATTCACCAAGACAGGCTGGAAAAACTTATGGAGGAAATCAAAGGtcttaaaaacactgaattcgAAGACAGGGGCACCACAGTACAGTGCCCGCAGTGTGTATTTGGTTGTAACTGCCCTAAAGTCTTTGTCCAGCATGCCAAAACACATGATAATCTGAAGCACTACTACTTCTGTGAGGAGTGTAACTATGTTACACTGACACAACAGGCACTTGAGGCACACCTACATAGTGCACACCTCAACACACACCAGCCTCAATGCAGGAAAATTACTCATACTAACGATGCAGAGGAAGTGGACCATGTTAAGTTTCAGcgtaaaatagtttttttctctAGCAGAGACAAAGTTATATTGGAAAGACATTCTGAGCTGGAGCGTCAGCGATCACACTATGGTAATTCTAAAAAGGTTGCTGACCAGTCCAAAATTGCCGGGTCTAAACCAAGTCTGTCTAAGTTTACTTTTGGAGAAACAGCCGAATCCCCCCACTGTTCCAGTAAAACGGGGGACATATACGTTCAAAAGTCCAATGACAAAACAGCAAGTTCTCCTCAGTTTAAGTCATGCCATGTTGACTGCACCAAAAACATGCTCTCACCGTCTTTGTGGAGGGTGGACAGGCATGGAAAATTACTCCCACAACCAGCAGAAAAATTAGACGTGGCAACTGATCTCACCTGTGTCGAAGGAGATGCTGAAAACAATGACTGCGAGGCTTTTGGCAGCTCAAAGCAGGCAAACTGTCCCGCAACCGCAGATTTTTTCCTATCAGCCAGAAATCCTAAATTAGACCAGATGTTCTGTCAGGGTAGCAAGAACGACCAGGCAAGCGGGAGTTTACAAGCACaagcaatgagaaaaatgtCAACACCCTTGCATAACTCTATTGACAGTATGAATGGTAATATATTGCCAAGGCTTAGCCAGAGGCTGAAGAAACAGTCTGCAGATAGGGAGTTAGAGAAAGGCTGTAAGGGCAGCAGCAACTTCAGTGATGACACCAGTGGAGCCACAGGCAGCTTCTTGGAAAGCAGCGAAAATGAAAGGAACCCGTATGCTCGGAGGTATTTCAGAAAGAGGCAGAGGTTTTCGGCCAAACACCAAAGCCCTCATGTACTCAGGGATGAAGATGATGGAGATGAAGACTGTAGTGACATAGAGCAACTCGTAATCAAGGAGGAGTATATCGAAACTACAGTGTGTGATGAGTCGCCTTGTACACCTTGTGACAGCCTTGATGTTTTCCCCGCACCAGGAGTAAAACAGAAGCCCTGTCCGTACTGCCCTGCCATGTTTGAATCTGGAGTGGGTCTGTCCAATCATGTGCGAGGCCACCTTTACCGAGTTGGCTTGAGCTATAACGCTCGGCACATGGTTTCGCCAGAGCAGGTGGCGTTGCAGGACCATCAGCCACGAATCCGCAGGAGGATCCCCTGTGGCacgagaaaaatgaaaaaag CTGTTAAACCAGAAACCCAAGGAGAGCACGCATGCCCCCTGTGCTGGGGTTGGTTTGATACTAAGACTGGCCTTTCCAACCATGTGAGGGGACACCTGAAACGAATTGGTGGAAGTGTTACCAGCACCAGTAAGTCCCCGCTCTGCATCCTAAATGAACTGCTACAGGACAAAAAGGAACATCGGAACATCCTCCAGGTCCTCAACAAGAGCCAATTCCCCTCACGATCCTTTGTCTCTCCGAATTTAATCAGCAGCAATGGCCTGGTCCTGATGCGCACAGGCATCCCAGTGAAAATCCAGTACGAGATGAAGAGCCCACGTCCCATCTTGGACAGCTTTGTACCAAAACAGGAGGCAGAGGCCTTCTCAGAAAAGAAGAAGTTTCTGGTAGAGGCACAAAGAGGCACTAAGGCCTCCTCAAGCACTTTAGTTGAACTGCTCAAGATGAGACGGGAAAGTATGGAGCTTTCAGCGAGAAACAACCAGGAAGCCTATGCAACCAGGAAGCTCTGTGATTTAACCAAAGATTACATGGAGGAGACACAGATGACCAGTGTGCAATCAAACTGGGCTCATG GGGAATGTGATTCGAATAAGATTTGTATTCAGTGTAACAGCACCTTTCCCAGGCTTCCTGGTCATCTTCAAGCCTATACACACAGGAAGAGGATTGCCATTTTTGAAGGACCAG ATTCTGTGACTTAG
- the znf644b gene encoding zinc finger protein 644 isoform X1 — translation MSDLNLNAQEDKAVESVSDSPGCTQEPLQSHTFSQKNNAAGLSSDEHENPLNGTQPNPFVYSSVPAVPNAGYSLPSGALVNGPGSHPTSEVHCVLNKGTVLSNNVLDAAWQAEKDTSPEVLPPPSELQSDAWKNTAGPVVKTLATQPGVNTPLSHSEENESKLAYSTLSGDSAEQMHISQPLTKQTMKTRSPREVEWSQSSFHDYDDAEVIRWDPIGGCLLRNDRRLETKVMHKRDKKHNAHVKSMSGSQEKVTNSFNHTYGGFCFCSGNDVDITNKADSLGTQSDVKHSVVVPFKDLSRNTASDSEPHFYSTAQEGCNEENDPEDEDNFRPKVEQLKTEQVEQDPLFFSCTICNVNFKEKRHFHRHMMYHLGKHNQVNSENVSQPFICRECGRLFCDSNSLMRHIIIHQDRLEKLMEEIKGLKNTEFEDRGTTVQCPQCVFGCNCPKVFVQHAKTHDNLKHYYFCEECNYVTLTQQALEAHLHSAHLNTHQPQCRKITHTNDAEEVDHVKFQRKIVFFSSRDKVILERHSELERQRSHYGNSKKVADQSKIAGSKPSLSKFTFGETAESPHCSSKTGDIYVQKSNDKTASSPQFKSCHVDCTKNMLSPSLWRVDRHGKLLPQPAEKLDVATDLTCVEGDAENNDCEAFGSSKQANCPATADFFLSARNPKLDQMFCQGSKNDQASGSLQAQAMRKMSTPLHNSIDSMNGNILPRLSQRLKKQSADRELEKGCKGSSNFSDDTSGATGSFLESSENERNPYARRYFRKRQRFSAKHQSPHVLRDEDDGDEDCSDIEQLVIKEEYIETTVCDESPCTPCDSLDVFPAPGVKQKPCPYCPAMFESGVGLSNHVRGHLYRVGLSYNARHMVSPEQVALQDHQPRIRRRIPCGTRKMKKAVKPETQGEHACPLCWGWFDTKTGLSNHVRGHLKRIGGSVTSTSKSPLCILNELLQDKKEHRNILQVLNKSQFPSRSFVSPNLISSNGLVLMRTGIPVKIQYEMKSPRPILDSFVPKQEAEAFSEKKKFLVEAQRGTKASSSTLVELLKMRRESMELSARNNQEAYATRKLCDLTKDYMEETQMTSVQSNWAHGECDSNKICIQCNSTFPRLPGHLQAYTHRKRIAIFEGPGYGYKQKKPRPRPGLKKKILPSLNAEIYTLTCRFCDLVFQGPLSVQEDWIKHLQRHLLHTSVPHSGTGMVEVLGLHHKIQMNMSCEHPDLE, via the exons ATGTCTGATCTGAATCTAAATGCACAAGAGGACAAAGCCGTGGAATCTGTGTCTGACAGCCCAGGTTGTACTCAGGAGCCATTACAGAGTCACACATTCTCCCAGAAGAACAATGCTGCAGGTCTGTCCTCAGATGAACACGAAAACCCTTTAAATGGAACCCAGCCGAATCCATTTGTATACAGCAGTGTCCCTGCTGTTCCCAATGCAGGCTATTCATTGCCTTCAGGAGCACTTGTTAATGGACCTGGTTCACACCCCACCTCAGAGGTACACTGTGTCCTGAACAAAGGCACTGTTTTATCCAACAATGTCCTGGATGCCGCGTGGCAAGCGGAGAAGGACACGAGCCCCGAGGTGTTACCACCACCTAGTGAGCTTCAATCAGACGCTTGGAAGAACACAGCGGGGCCCGTCGTAAAAACACTAGCCACACAGCCAGGTGTCAACACGCCACTGTCTCACTCGGAGGAGAATGAGTCTAAACTGGCCTATTCCACACTGTCAGGTGACAGTGCAGAGCAAATGCACATTAGCCAACCTTTGACAAAAcagacaatgaaaacaagatcTCCACGGGAAGTAGAATGGTCACAAAGCTCCTTTCATGATTATGATGATGCTGAAGTAATCAGATGGGATCCAATAGGAGGGTGCTTGTTGCGCAATGACAGAAGGCTGGAGACCAAAGTGATGCACAAAAGAGACAAGAAGCACAATGCACATGTAAAAAGCATGTCAGGCTCTCAAGAAAAGGTTACCAACAGCTTCAATCACACATACGGAGGTTTCTGTTTCTGCAGTGGTAATGATGTTGACATCACCAACAAAGCTGATTCTTTGGGAACACAGTCTGATGTTAAACATTCTGTTGTTGTGCCATTCAAAGATCTTTCTAGGAACACCGCTTCAGACTCTGAACCCCATTTTTATAGCACAGCACAGGAAGGCTGTAATGAGGAAAATGACCCTGAAGATGAAGACAATTTTAGACCAAAAGTGGAACAGTTGAAGACAGAACAAGTTGAACAAGAtccacttttcttttcatgcacAATATGCAATGTTAATTTCAaggaaaaaagacatttccataGACATATGATGTATCATTTAGGCAAGCATAATCAGGTGAACAGTGAGAATGTTTCACAGCCCTTTATATGCAGGGAGTGTGGGCGTTTGTTCTGTGATAGCAACTCCCTCATGAGGCACATCATTATTCACCAAGACAGGCTGGAAAAACTTATGGAGGAAATCAAAGGtcttaaaaacactgaattcgAAGACAGGGGCACCACAGTACAGTGCCCGCAGTGTGTATTTGGTTGTAACTGCCCTAAAGTCTTTGTCCAGCATGCCAAAACACATGATAATCTGAAGCACTACTACTTCTGTGAGGAGTGTAACTATGTTACACTGACACAACAGGCACTTGAGGCACACCTACATAGTGCACACCTCAACACACACCAGCCTCAATGCAGGAAAATTACTCATACTAACGATGCAGAGGAAGTGGACCATGTTAAGTTTCAGcgtaaaatagtttttttctctAGCAGAGACAAAGTTATATTGGAAAGACATTCTGAGCTGGAGCGTCAGCGATCACACTATGGTAATTCTAAAAAGGTTGCTGACCAGTCCAAAATTGCCGGGTCTAAACCAAGTCTGTCTAAGTTTACTTTTGGAGAAACAGCCGAATCCCCCCACTGTTCCAGTAAAACGGGGGACATATACGTTCAAAAGTCCAATGACAAAACAGCAAGTTCTCCTCAGTTTAAGTCATGCCATGTTGACTGCACCAAAAACATGCTCTCACCGTCTTTGTGGAGGGTGGACAGGCATGGAAAATTACTCCCACAACCAGCAGAAAAATTAGACGTGGCAACTGATCTCACCTGTGTCGAAGGAGATGCTGAAAACAATGACTGCGAGGCTTTTGGCAGCTCAAAGCAGGCAAACTGTCCCGCAACCGCAGATTTTTTCCTATCAGCCAGAAATCCTAAATTAGACCAGATGTTCTGTCAGGGTAGCAAGAACGACCAGGCAAGCGGGAGTTTACAAGCACaagcaatgagaaaaatgtCAACACCCTTGCATAACTCTATTGACAGTATGAATGGTAATATATTGCCAAGGCTTAGCCAGAGGCTGAAGAAACAGTCTGCAGATAGGGAGTTAGAGAAAGGCTGTAAGGGCAGCAGCAACTTCAGTGATGACACCAGTGGAGCCACAGGCAGCTTCTTGGAAAGCAGCGAAAATGAAAGGAACCCGTATGCTCGGAGGTATTTCAGAAAGAGGCAGAGGTTTTCGGCCAAACACCAAAGCCCTCATGTACTCAGGGATGAAGATGATGGAGATGAAGACTGTAGTGACATAGAGCAACTCGTAATCAAGGAGGAGTATATCGAAACTACAGTGTGTGATGAGTCGCCTTGTACACCTTGTGACAGCCTTGATGTTTTCCCCGCACCAGGAGTAAAACAGAAGCCCTGTCCGTACTGCCCTGCCATGTTTGAATCTGGAGTGGGTCTGTCCAATCATGTGCGAGGCCACCTTTACCGAGTTGGCTTGAGCTATAACGCTCGGCACATGGTTTCGCCAGAGCAGGTGGCGTTGCAGGACCATCAGCCACGAATCCGCAGGAGGATCCCCTGTGGCacgagaaaaatgaaaaaag CTGTTAAACCAGAAACCCAAGGAGAGCACGCATGCCCCCTGTGCTGGGGTTGGTTTGATACTAAGACTGGCCTTTCCAACCATGTGAGGGGACACCTGAAACGAATTGGTGGAAGTGTTACCAGCACCAGTAAGTCCCCGCTCTGCATCCTAAATGAACTGCTACAGGACAAAAAGGAACATCGGAACATCCTCCAGGTCCTCAACAAGAGCCAATTCCCCTCACGATCCTTTGTCTCTCCGAATTTAATCAGCAGCAATGGCCTGGTCCTGATGCGCACAGGCATCCCAGTGAAAATCCAGTACGAGATGAAGAGCCCACGTCCCATCTTGGACAGCTTTGTACCAAAACAGGAGGCAGAGGCCTTCTCAGAAAAGAAGAAGTTTCTGGTAGAGGCACAAAGAGGCACTAAGGCCTCCTCAAGCACTTTAGTTGAACTGCTCAAGATGAGACGGGAAAGTATGGAGCTTTCAGCGAGAAACAACCAGGAAGCCTATGCAACCAGGAAGCTCTGTGATTTAACCAAAGATTACATGGAGGAGACACAGATGACCAGTGTGCAATCAAACTGGGCTCATG GGGAATGTGATTCGAATAAGATTTGTATTCAGTGTAACAGCACCTTTCCCAGGCTTCCTGGTCATCTTCAAGCCTATACACACAGGAAGAGGATTGCCATTTTTGAAGGACCAG gcTATGGTTATAAACAGAAGAAGCCAAGACCAAGGCCTGGGTTAAAAAAGAAGATTTTACCATCCTTGAATGCTGAGATATACACACTCACCTGCAG ATTCTGTGACTTAGTCTTCCAGGGTCCCCTGTCTGTCCAGGAGGATTGGATCAAGCATTTACAGAGGCACCTTCTGCACACCAGCGTGCCCCACTCAGGGACAGGGATGGTAGAGGTTTTGGGTCTTCAtcacaaaatacaaatgaaCATGTCTTGTGAGCACCCAGACCTTGAGTAG
- the znf644b gene encoding zinc finger protein 644 isoform X2 yields the protein MSDLNLNAQEDKAVESVSDSPGCTQEPLQSHTFSQKNNAAGLSSDEHENPLNGTQPNPFVYSSVPAVPNAGYSLPSGALVNGPGSHPTSEVHCVLNKGTVLSNNVLDAAWQAEKDTSPEVLPPPSELQSDAWKNTAGPVVKTLATQPGVNTPLSHSEENESKLAYSTLSGDSAEQMHISQPLTKQTMKTRSPREVEWSQSSFHDYDDAEVIRWDPIGGCLLRNDRRLETKVMHKRDKKHNAHVKSMSGSQEKVTNSFNHTYGGFCFCSGNDVDITNKADSLGTQSDVKHSVVVPFKDLSRNTASDSEPHFYSTAQEGCNEENDPEDEDNFRPKVEQLKTEQVEQDPLFFSCTICNVNFKEKRHFHRHMMYHLGKHNQVNSENVSQPFICRECGRLFCDSNSLMRHIIIHQDRLEKLMEEIKGLKNTEFEDRGTTVQCPQCVFGCNCPKVFVQHAKTHDNLKHYYFCEECNYVTLTQQALEAHLHSAHLNTHQPQCRKITHTNDAEEVDHVKFQRKIVFFSSRDKVILERHSELERQRSHYGNSKKVADQSKIAGSKPSLSKFTFGETAESPHCSSKTGDIYVQKSNDKTASSPQFKSCHVDCTKNMLSPSLWRVDRHGKLLPQPAEKLDVATDLTCVEGDAENNDCEAFGSSKQANCPATADFFLSARNPKLDQMFCQGSKNDQASGSLQAQAMRKMSTPLHNSIDSMNGNILPRLSQRLKKQSADRELEKGCKGSSNFSDDTSGATGSFLESSENERNPYARRYFRKRQRFSAKHQSPHVLRDEDDGDEDCSDIEQLVIKEEYIETTVCDESPCTPCDSLDVFPAPGVKQKPCPYCPAMFESGVGLSNHVRGHLYRVGLSYNARHMVSPEQVALQDHQPRIRRRIPCGTRKMKKAVKPETQGEHACPLCWGWFDTKTGLSNHVRGHLKRIGGSVTSTSKSPLCILNELLQDKKEHRNILQVLNKSQFPSRSFVSPNLISSNGLVLMRTGIPVKIQYEMKSPRPILDSFVPKQEAEAFSEKKKFLVEAQRGTKASSSTLVELLKMRRESMELSARNNQEAYATRKLCDLTKDYMEETQMTSVQSNWAHGECDSNKICIQCNSTFPRLPGHLQAYTHRKRIAIFEGPGYGYKQKKPRPRPGLKKKILPSLNAEIYTLTCRFCDLVFQGPLSVQEDWIKHLQRHLLHTSVPHSGTGMSADTTSSSSWS from the exons ATGTCTGATCTGAATCTAAATGCACAAGAGGACAAAGCCGTGGAATCTGTGTCTGACAGCCCAGGTTGTACTCAGGAGCCATTACAGAGTCACACATTCTCCCAGAAGAACAATGCTGCAGGTCTGTCCTCAGATGAACACGAAAACCCTTTAAATGGAACCCAGCCGAATCCATTTGTATACAGCAGTGTCCCTGCTGTTCCCAATGCAGGCTATTCATTGCCTTCAGGAGCACTTGTTAATGGACCTGGTTCACACCCCACCTCAGAGGTACACTGTGTCCTGAACAAAGGCACTGTTTTATCCAACAATGTCCTGGATGCCGCGTGGCAAGCGGAGAAGGACACGAGCCCCGAGGTGTTACCACCACCTAGTGAGCTTCAATCAGACGCTTGGAAGAACACAGCGGGGCCCGTCGTAAAAACACTAGCCACACAGCCAGGTGTCAACACGCCACTGTCTCACTCGGAGGAGAATGAGTCTAAACTGGCCTATTCCACACTGTCAGGTGACAGTGCAGAGCAAATGCACATTAGCCAACCTTTGACAAAAcagacaatgaaaacaagatcTCCACGGGAAGTAGAATGGTCACAAAGCTCCTTTCATGATTATGATGATGCTGAAGTAATCAGATGGGATCCAATAGGAGGGTGCTTGTTGCGCAATGACAGAAGGCTGGAGACCAAAGTGATGCACAAAAGAGACAAGAAGCACAATGCACATGTAAAAAGCATGTCAGGCTCTCAAGAAAAGGTTACCAACAGCTTCAATCACACATACGGAGGTTTCTGTTTCTGCAGTGGTAATGATGTTGACATCACCAACAAAGCTGATTCTTTGGGAACACAGTCTGATGTTAAACATTCTGTTGTTGTGCCATTCAAAGATCTTTCTAGGAACACCGCTTCAGACTCTGAACCCCATTTTTATAGCACAGCACAGGAAGGCTGTAATGAGGAAAATGACCCTGAAGATGAAGACAATTTTAGACCAAAAGTGGAACAGTTGAAGACAGAACAAGTTGAACAAGAtccacttttcttttcatgcacAATATGCAATGTTAATTTCAaggaaaaaagacatttccataGACATATGATGTATCATTTAGGCAAGCATAATCAGGTGAACAGTGAGAATGTTTCACAGCCCTTTATATGCAGGGAGTGTGGGCGTTTGTTCTGTGATAGCAACTCCCTCATGAGGCACATCATTATTCACCAAGACAGGCTGGAAAAACTTATGGAGGAAATCAAAGGtcttaaaaacactgaattcgAAGACAGGGGCACCACAGTACAGTGCCCGCAGTGTGTATTTGGTTGTAACTGCCCTAAAGTCTTTGTCCAGCATGCCAAAACACATGATAATCTGAAGCACTACTACTTCTGTGAGGAGTGTAACTATGTTACACTGACACAACAGGCACTTGAGGCACACCTACATAGTGCACACCTCAACACACACCAGCCTCAATGCAGGAAAATTACTCATACTAACGATGCAGAGGAAGTGGACCATGTTAAGTTTCAGcgtaaaatagtttttttctctAGCAGAGACAAAGTTATATTGGAAAGACATTCTGAGCTGGAGCGTCAGCGATCACACTATGGTAATTCTAAAAAGGTTGCTGACCAGTCCAAAATTGCCGGGTCTAAACCAAGTCTGTCTAAGTTTACTTTTGGAGAAACAGCCGAATCCCCCCACTGTTCCAGTAAAACGGGGGACATATACGTTCAAAAGTCCAATGACAAAACAGCAAGTTCTCCTCAGTTTAAGTCATGCCATGTTGACTGCACCAAAAACATGCTCTCACCGTCTTTGTGGAGGGTGGACAGGCATGGAAAATTACTCCCACAACCAGCAGAAAAATTAGACGTGGCAACTGATCTCACCTGTGTCGAAGGAGATGCTGAAAACAATGACTGCGAGGCTTTTGGCAGCTCAAAGCAGGCAAACTGTCCCGCAACCGCAGATTTTTTCCTATCAGCCAGAAATCCTAAATTAGACCAGATGTTCTGTCAGGGTAGCAAGAACGACCAGGCAAGCGGGAGTTTACAAGCACaagcaatgagaaaaatgtCAACACCCTTGCATAACTCTATTGACAGTATGAATGGTAATATATTGCCAAGGCTTAGCCAGAGGCTGAAGAAACAGTCTGCAGATAGGGAGTTAGAGAAAGGCTGTAAGGGCAGCAGCAACTTCAGTGATGACACCAGTGGAGCCACAGGCAGCTTCTTGGAAAGCAGCGAAAATGAAAGGAACCCGTATGCTCGGAGGTATTTCAGAAAGAGGCAGAGGTTTTCGGCCAAACACCAAAGCCCTCATGTACTCAGGGATGAAGATGATGGAGATGAAGACTGTAGTGACATAGAGCAACTCGTAATCAAGGAGGAGTATATCGAAACTACAGTGTGTGATGAGTCGCCTTGTACACCTTGTGACAGCCTTGATGTTTTCCCCGCACCAGGAGTAAAACAGAAGCCCTGTCCGTACTGCCCTGCCATGTTTGAATCTGGAGTGGGTCTGTCCAATCATGTGCGAGGCCACCTTTACCGAGTTGGCTTGAGCTATAACGCTCGGCACATGGTTTCGCCAGAGCAGGTGGCGTTGCAGGACCATCAGCCACGAATCCGCAGGAGGATCCCCTGTGGCacgagaaaaatgaaaaaag CTGTTAAACCAGAAACCCAAGGAGAGCACGCATGCCCCCTGTGCTGGGGTTGGTTTGATACTAAGACTGGCCTTTCCAACCATGTGAGGGGACACCTGAAACGAATTGGTGGAAGTGTTACCAGCACCAGTAAGTCCCCGCTCTGCATCCTAAATGAACTGCTACAGGACAAAAAGGAACATCGGAACATCCTCCAGGTCCTCAACAAGAGCCAATTCCCCTCACGATCCTTTGTCTCTCCGAATTTAATCAGCAGCAATGGCCTGGTCCTGATGCGCACAGGCATCCCAGTGAAAATCCAGTACGAGATGAAGAGCCCACGTCCCATCTTGGACAGCTTTGTACCAAAACAGGAGGCAGAGGCCTTCTCAGAAAAGAAGAAGTTTCTGGTAGAGGCACAAAGAGGCACTAAGGCCTCCTCAAGCACTTTAGTTGAACTGCTCAAGATGAGACGGGAAAGTATGGAGCTTTCAGCGAGAAACAACCAGGAAGCCTATGCAACCAGGAAGCTCTGTGATTTAACCAAAGATTACATGGAGGAGACACAGATGACCAGTGTGCAATCAAACTGGGCTCATG GGGAATGTGATTCGAATAAGATTTGTATTCAGTGTAACAGCACCTTTCCCAGGCTTCCTGGTCATCTTCAAGCCTATACACACAGGAAGAGGATTGCCATTTTTGAAGGACCAG gcTATGGTTATAAACAGAAGAAGCCAAGACCAAGGCCTGGGTTAAAAAAGAAGATTTTACCATCCTTGAATGCTGAGATATACACACTCACCTGCAG ATTCTGTGACTTAGTCTTCCAGGGTCCCCTGTCTGTCCAGGAGGATTGGATCAAGCATTTACAGAGGCACCTTCTGCACACCAGCGTGCCCCACTCAGGGACAGGGATG AGTGCAGACACAACTTCTAGCAGCAGCTGGAGCTGA